The genomic region TTTAGTTACGATAGAAGAACAaagaatacaacaacaacaacaacaacaacaacaacaatacccaatcccacaatgtagggtatgggggaggtggagtgtagacaatcattcctcgaacccTAGATTAGAGGGAAGTCAGTACTCCatccgcgggtatagaacccgtgaCTAGATAAGATCGTCCCACCCTCTACTCGAGAgtcaagagattgcttcctaaaggacctccagCCAGGAAAGCTCATTAAAACGAGATAGTGCGGGcatacgtacctgtaagagttatgtgcgTCTAGGAAGATGAACCCATACAAAGAAGACAAAAAAGAAGACAAATAATAAgacacatatagcagtaatgcacaacagtaTGACAGATAACATGAATAATATAATGCGCACTAATATGTAAATTCAAGTAGACAtacaaaaaagaaaaaagaaaaaaaaaaccacaGTCCCACATCCACACTCccccacacacacatacatatatatacatacatagaaAAGGATTCGATTTGTGTTTGATTTGTAAAAGATCAAATGGGTGTAATGTAATCAAGAAAAGAATCTGAAAAGGAAATGAAAAAAGTTTGTCAAACGGCTCGAGACTCCAAGAGTGTCTATATACCAGCATTGTAAACTTCCTTAACAATttcttcacaaaaaaaaaaaaaaaaaaaaaaaaaaaaaaaaaaaacaaaaaaattctaTCTATTACTATCAAAATAATGAACTTTTAAGATATATCAGAAATCTAATTATTTTTACAAATCATTGAGTTATTTGAACGGTGAGTGTTTCAGGTCGATCCAATCAGACATGTACCAAACGTTACCcgttttgacccattacccaactCCCACCCCCATTTTGCCACTTGTACATAGTTCAATATCATTAATTTCACTAACCCATTTTCAAGAATTGTAATTTGTTTTTATGTGAAAGAATATGAGCAGGGAAAACATGCCTCTCTTTTGTTTGGAACAGCTTCAGCTGCCTGTGCTTCACATATTTCCCCTGATGTCCTGGTATACAGCTTACATTCGGCAGGTTGTTCCTGAAAAAACATATTTTTTTGTTTAACTCAATTATTTATCACTTTTTAAAGGGTAAAGATTCATTTTTCTCAATACATTGTTAGAATACTATAGCGTATACCCTAGCAAATATATGAATTACTTTGATTGAGGTTTCTCACCTGTTCATAGGGACCACAAGGCCACCAATAACTCAAGGATTGAACTCAAACAACTCTCTTAATAGATTCAACTTGTTCAAATAGTATTGATAACTAAATCACTATCTCACCCATAAATTCAACCGATTTTCTGTGATGCAAAGCTAATAAGTCAAGCATCTGATAAACTTGCCTAGAAAATGGTTTTGAATCATCACCCGACACAAACTCTTGAACAACATTATCAATTTCAATCGAACTACACCCTGGTGTCTTACTCATTATCTTACCTCTCATAAGTTTCCTCATTCTCGAAACACCATCCCATCTTCCAAGATCTGCATATATGTTTGATAACAACACATAATTACCAGTATCTTCTGGTTCAAGTTCTAAAAGATGCTCCATAGCAATAACCGCCATTTCAAGATTCCCTTTTGTTCTACACGAGCTTAACAACGAACCCCAAATTGCAGCATCTGGTTTCATTGGCATGGTTTTTATTAATTCAAAAGCTCGATCAAGGCAACCGGTTTTTCCAAGAAGATCTACCAAGCATCCGTAATGCTCAATTCCCGGGTCAATATTATAATCGTTCCTCATTAAATCAAAGTATTTTAATCCGTCTTTTAACAATCCAGAATGAGCACAAGCAGAAAGAAGGCCTACAAATGTGATCTCATTTGGCTTAATTGTTGTTTTTTGCATCTCTTGAAACAACCCTATAGCTTCATGAGCTTTTCCATGGTTAGCTAGCCCTCCGATCATCGTACTCCAAGAAATCACATCTCTTTGAGGCATTTTATCGAACACTTGCCATGCTTGATCGATTTTCCCACTTTTCGCATACATTTCAACCAAAGCATTGCATACGCTTGTCTTTTGCAGCAATCCATTTTTCTCTGCATAAAAATGAATCCATTTCCCTAACTCAAGAGCTCCCAACTGCGTACAAACTGGCAACACCGACAGTAAGCTGATCCAATCAGGTTTAACATTAGCCAGTTGCATCATATGGAACATGTGTAACGCATCTGCGTTGCTCCCATTTCGTGCGTACCCAGTAATCATCGCTGTCCACGAAACAATCGACTTCTCCGGCATCTCGTCAAAGAGTTCCCTAGCCCTTCTCATCCGGCCCACCTTAATATGCCCACAAATAAGACTATTCCAAGAAATCACATCTCTctcagacatttcatcaaacaccttacgtgCATCACTAATACCACCATCATCACACTTTATATACATATCCAACACTGAATTTTGAACAACTTTATTCAAATCAACACCAGATCTCATCACATGGCCATGTACTTGCTTCCCCAAATCAAGACACGTAAGCAATCCACATGATCTTAGAACAAATGGGAATGTAAAATGATCAGGAAAAATTGGTTGTGTAAGCATTTGCTTGTATGTATTAACCACTAACAGCAAGTGAGAATGTGTATAACAAGCCCTAATAATAGCATTGTATAAGTAGATATTTGGGTGTGAAACCTGTCTGAATAACAATGTTGCGTAGTCTATTTGTTGATGTTGATCACATATATTAACCATTTTCGTCACCAAGTAATTGCTATTATCTGATAATGAAAACTTCACAATTTGGGCATGAATATTCTTCAGTTTATTCATGGTTTTACAATTCTGTAAGATGGGCATCAACATGTTCTCCAAAACCTTGACTGAAAGCAGACCCGCCATCGATACTGCTATACTAACAGGCGACTAGTCTGCTatgtatttataaaaatatccaatACGTGTGATTCGATTATGGATAATAATACGAACAATAAATACGATTAGAAGCAATAATCACATATGTAATTAAAAAAGATATATGCATTAATACGTTTATATTTTCCATTACTAGAAACTCCCTTTGTCGTGTCAAAAAATTAGAGATGAGGATGACTTTGTCGGTTAGTCCGGTTTGGCTTTAGTTTCTTCATCGTTAGATTGTTTGTTATCTCGATTATTTCCTTGTCTTTATTTTGTATGTCGTTTTGACCGTATGTTCTTGACGAGACTCAG from Rutidosis leptorrhynchoides isolate AG116_Rl617_1_P2 chromosome 9, CSIRO_AGI_Rlap_v1, whole genome shotgun sequence harbors:
- the LOC139866626 gene encoding pentatricopeptide repeat-containing protein At2g20540 produces the protein MAGLLSVKVLENMLMPILQNCKTMNKLKNIHAQIVKFSLSDNSNYLVTKMVNICDQHQQIDYATLLFRQVSHPNIYLYNAIIRACYTHSHLLLVVNTYKQMLTQPIFPDHFTFPFVLRSCGLLTCLDLGKQVHGHVMRSGVDLNKVVQNSVLDMYIKCDDGGISDARKVFDEMSERDVISWNSLICGHIKVGRMRRARELFDEMPEKSIVSWTAMITGYARNGSNADALHMFHMMQLANVKPDWISLLSVLPVCTQLGALELGKWIHFYAEKNGLLQKTSVCNALVEMYAKSGKIDQAWQVFDKMPQRDVISWSTMIGGLANHGKAHEAIGLFQEMQKTTIKPNEITFVGLLSACAHSGLLKDGLKYFDLMRNDYNIDPGIEHYGCLVDLLGKTGCLDRAFELIKTMPMKPDAAIWGSLLSSCRTKGNLEMAVIAMEHLLELEPEDTGNYVLLSNIYADLGRWDGVSRMRKLMRGKIMSKTPGCSSIEIDNVVQEFVSGDDSKPFSRQVYQMLDLLALHHRKSVEFMGEIVI